One genomic segment of Camarhynchus parvulus unplaced genomic scaffold, STF_HiC, whole genome shotgun sequence includes these proteins:
- the TMEM109 gene encoding transmembrane protein 109 isoform X1: MMTVLPARPAAVPGTTAPGVPRGGAEILGSRMESAVGRRALLALLLWIPFLMGSAGDGAKDGQEGFRGHATTSDDFLLRLGRSTWDTLESWVGHQPLRMVAESLSTTLWIVSSGISAALSTLCAILGDLLAASSINSHRLVRAAALAPGEVQRVLLWAVAALVGSWVLARLRGLLLPLLRGMKLFFFLGAFLHVAASQESPTVQAGMLLGLWLLYTFLGSLVASPDPSARLDAAVKSLEWKVEELRRRQKFGGPRNRED, from the exons ATGATGACCGTGCTCCCGGCACGCCCCGCGGCCGTCCCGGGGACTACAGCTCCCGGCGTGCCCCGCGGCGGAGCCGAG ATCCTGGGTTCCAGGATGGAGAGTGCCGTGGGGCGCCgggccctgctggccctgctgctgtggatcCCATTCCTCATGGGATCGGCGGGGGACGGAGCCAAGGATGGCCAGGAGGGATTCCGGGGACACGCCACCACCTCCGATGACTTCTTGCTCCGGCTGGGAAGATCCACTTGGGACACCCTGGAAAGCTGGGTGGGACACCAGCCCCTGCGGATGGTGGCAGAG AGCCTCTCCACCACCCTCTGGATCGTTTCCTCTGGGAtctcagcagccctgagcacgCTCTGTGCGATCCTGGGGGATCTCCTGGCCGCCTCCAGCATCAATA GCCACCGGCTGGTCCGAGCGGCGGCGCTGGCTCCCGGGGAAGTGCAGAGGGTCCTCCTGTGGGCCGTGGCCGCCCTGGTGGGATCCTGGGTGCTAGCCCGGCTCCGAGGGCTGCTGCTCCCGCTGCTCCGTGGCATgaagcttttcttcttcctgggAGCCTTCCTGCACGTGGCCGCTTCCCAGGAGAGCCCCACGGTGCAGGCGGGAATGCTGCTGGGCCTGTGGCTGCTCTacaccttcctgggcagcctggtggCGTCCCCAGATCCCAGCGCCCGGCTGGATGCGGCCGTGAAGAGCCTGGAGTGGAAGGTGGAGGAGCTGCGGCGGCGCCAGAAGTTCGGGGGGCCCCGGAACCGGGAGGATTGA
- the VPS37C gene encoding vacuolar protein sorting-associated protein 37C: MDTLRNRTVEELQELQEDSQEIERLALESQEVQELQLEREMALAANRSLAEQNLKFQAPLETGRSDLSKKYQELQELAGRCREQKEKLEKFSAALQPQTLLDLLQIESQKIEEESEKMAEKFLEGEVPLETFLEQFSGMRKLSHLRRVRVEKLQEIVRKSEGSQERTRDSQPPLPPPPPPHIPTDPPKPFPSGSPAFPLPYSPAPILPPGPTAHGALPPAPFPGSPVTVGHVASSQPSSQSSFPYPVAPAPGYPAASAADSAPGYPKSTSGGFSWSPSRGPPQPLPYPPPQPSPPSARPGYSPYIPPGPGRPQCPYPTQPPLPNFPVPTQAPYPGPPPPFGYPPPPNPQRPTWPGY; the protein is encoded by the exons atggATACGCTGAGGAACCGGACAGtggaggagctccaggagctgcaggaggattcCCAGGAGATCGAGCGCTTGGCTTTGGAATCGCAGGAG gtccaggagctccagctggAAAGGGAGATGGCCCTGGCTGCCAACCGGAGCTTGGCCGAGCAGAACCTGAAATTCCAGGCGCCGCTGGAGACGGGGCGCAGCGACCTCTCCAAGAAataccaggagctgcaggagctggctgggaggtgcagggagcagaaggagaagctgG agaaattcTCAGCAGCGCTGCAGCCTCAGACTTTGCTGGATCTCCTCCAGATAGAAAGCCAGAAGATTGAAGAGGAATCTGAG AAAATGGCTGAGAAGTTCCTGGAGGGGGAGGTGCCCCTGGAGACATTCCTGGAGCAGTTTTCTGGGATGAGGAAGTTGTCCCACCTGCGCCGGGTCCGagtggaaaagctgcaggagaTCGTGAGGAAGTCGGAGGGATCCCAGGAGCGCACCAGGGACTCTCAGccacctcttcctcctcctcctcctcctcacattCCCACGGATCCGCCAAAGCCCTTCCCATCGGGATCTCCAGCCTTCCCTCTGCCCTACAGCCCGGCTCCAATCCTTCCTCCCGGCCCCACTGCCCACGGAGCGCTTCCTCCCGCCCCTTTCCCGGGATCCCCGGTCACCGTGGGACACGTGgcttcctcccagcccagctcccagtccTCCTTTCCCTACCCTGTTGCTCCAGCTCCCGGATATCCAGCGGCTTCCGCTGCTGACTCTGCGCCGGGGTATCCCAAATCCACCTCGGGAGGCTTTTCCTGGTCTCCATCCCGGGGCCCACCACAGCCCTTGCCCtatcctcctccccagccctctcctccctctgccagaCCGGGATACTCTCCCTACATCCCACCTGGACCAGGGAGACCACAGTGTCCGTACCCCACTCAGCCCCCTCTCCCGAATTTCCCGGTCCCAACGCAGGCTCCCTATCCCGGGCCTCCCCCTCCCTTTGGATACCCCCCACCTCCGAACCCTCAGCGTCCTACCTGGCCTGGATACTAA
- the TMEM132A gene encoding LOW QUALITY PROTEIN: transmembrane protein 132A (The sequence of the model RefSeq protein was modified relative to this genomic sequence to represent the inferred CDS: deleted 2 bases in 1 codon), producing the protein MASAPRLALLAAALLCAPVRGDGEPPDPMFLPAELEVLGVPESYRLQRVDQDVAPNSSLHTRSETFLLLRAGSQPLFQATYPPFSIRQEVSMESHPGSAAWAIRAVSLESSVSPAEPVARVLFHLHGPDWMPGKQDHAGAQNHPKDWDHLGLWDHPEVRDHPGVRDHPRNWDHPGDRDHPRDQDHPEQRDHHGVRDHPKDRHHPGIHDHPKYWDHLKDQDHHQQQDHPGNWDSSRDWDHSRARDLPCATLHGHHRGRVARGTCRLQAPLGVCVVELEIPPRWFSLGSPHSHRSHRRDSEPVEPPERPEPAELYYSVGECGGREREAPRFLAMLELRAGEPERRQEVRLDEKVLLRVPSVPLRPGQHFTATIALRHNFTADSLTLRIKAKKGLQVVSARPTIPSTWSVHLERSRGPKHSTAVVTCRRLGDIPAIPDSSRVSEPAEFLHLDVAVENGTGGLAPARPLTWQVEYPGQDPEAQKDKLVWEIQVSERDIRALVPLVQELEILNTAPLTGVPRVIPVKLVAVEAGGAVSELTDPVGCESADKQVLQVSDSCDLVFVGGKESRGARGARVDFWVRRLRAELSFSVWAPLLPLRVQLGDPILEQLRGWKLPGGPDSAVVESEDPAEEPERRARGCRPQFQRTGLRVLAHFVAHPLDGGRHLSYLPGPEWLLDVTHLVAARTRVQDPRVASLEAGAVVVGREPGVTSVEVRSPLSDSILGEQTLVVSEEKVTVTELRAQVVAGLSLSLWTQPDHPGVVTATVLGTPTLRALKQEATLSIWLSFSDHTLAPLELYGWHDVALTVTSLDRAVATVRGSPGVPTAHPWVVAEGPGRGALLQLSLHPPDPCRRGRHRAAALATGTAWLEVGVPSSGSPQPFPRAEGAMSGEAVTVGQRDPAGVGPAATKLQGSSSEEDEEEEGYGRNRAGMEEEEEEEEEMVKAPERVTDLEIGMYVLLGVFCLAIFIFLVNCIFFVLRYQQKELPEPGGAPSAPQPHNWVWLGTDQEELSRQLDRQQLDRPQPDRRQPEPPCDCGDPPGSSEDGAPPGSPAPPPRKEGSAPGGGRRKRVEFVTFGPPRAPEEPPPAAPHVQSILVASEDDIRWVCEDMGLRDPEELRSYMERIRGSS; encoded by the exons ATGGCCTCGGCGCCCCGGCTGGCGCTCCTGGCCGCCGCCCTGCTCTGCGCTCCGG TGAGGGGTGATGGGGAGCCCCCGGATCCCATGTTCCTGCCGGCGGAGCTGGAGGTCCTTGGGGTGCCTGAATCCTACCGGCTGCAGAGGGTGGATCAGGACGTGGCCCCCAACTCTTCCCTGCACACCCGCTCCGagacattcctgctgctccGTGCTGGGTCCCAGCCCCTGTTCCAGGCCACCTACCCCCCGTTCAGCATCCGCCAG GAGGTGTCCATGGAGAGCCACCCCGGCTCGGCAGCTTGGGCCATCCGTGCCGTGTCCCTGGagagctctgtgtcccctgctgAGCCCGTGGCCCGTGTCCTCTTCCACCTGCATGGGCCCGACTGGATGCCTGGGAAGCAGGATCATGCCGGGGCCCAGAATCATCCCAAGGACTGGGACCATCTTGGGCTCTGGGATCACCCTGAAGTCCGGGACCACCCTGGGGTCCGGGATCACCCCAGGAACTGGGATCACCCTGGAGATCGTGACCACCCCAGGGACCAGGACCACCCTGAGCAGCGGGACCACCATGGAGTCCGGGATCACCCCAAGGACCGGCACCACCCTGGGATCCACGATCACCCCAAGTACTGGGACCACCTCAAGGACCAGGACCACCATCAGCAGCAGGACCACCCTGGGAACTGGGATTCTTCAAGGGACTGGGATCACTCCAGGGCTCGGGAtctcccctgtgccaccctccaCGGTCACCACCGCGGGCGGGTGGCCCGGGGGACATGTCGCCTGCAG GCCCCACTGGGCGTGTGCGTGGTGGAACTGGAGATCCCTCCACGCTGGTTCTCCCTGGGATCCCCCCATTCCCACCGGAGCCACCGGCGAGATTCCGAGCCCGTGGAGCCTCCGGAGCGCCCAGAGCCGGCTGAGCTGTACTACAGCGTGGGGGAGTGTGGGGGTCGGGAGCGGGAGGCTCCCAGATTCCTGGCAATGCTGGAGCTGCGGGCAGGAGAGCCGGAGCGGCGGCAGGAGGTGCGGCTGGACGAGAAGGTGCTGCTgcgtgtccccagtgtccccctgcGGCCCGGGCAGCACTTCACGGCCACCATCGCCCTGCGCCACAACTTCACCGCCGACAGCCTGACCCTGAG GATCAAGGCCAAGAAGGGCCTGCAGGTGGTCTCTGCCCGTCCCACAATTCCCAGCACCTGGAGCGTGCACCTGGAGCGTTCCCGTGGTCCCAAGCACTCCACAGCCGTGGTGACATGCCGGCGGCTCGGAgacatccctgccatccctgacAGCTCCAG GGTGTCTGAGCCGGCCGAGTTCCTGCACCTGGATGTGGCTGTGGAAAACGGGACGGGGGGGCTGGCGCCGGCACGGCCCCTCACGTGGCAGGTGGAGTATCCCGGCCAGGATCCCGAGGCACAGAAGGACAAACTGGTCTGGGAAATCCAGGTGTCGGAGCGGGACATCCGTGCCCTCGTCCCGCTGGTGCAG gagctggagatCCTGAACACAGCGCCGCTGACCGGGGTGCCCCGCGTTATCCCGGTCAAACTGGTGGCTGTGGAAGCAGGGGGTGCAGTGTCCGAGCTCACGGATCCCGTCGGATGCGAATCCGCTGAcaagcaggtgctgcag GTGTCGGATTCCTGCGACCTGGTGTTCGTGGGGGGCAAGGAGAGCCGAGGGGCGCGCGGGGCCCGCGTGGATTTCTGGGTGCGCCGGCTGCGGGCAGAGCTGAGCTTCTCCGTCTGGGCGCCGCTGCTCCCGCTCCGTGTCCAGCTGGGAGATcccatcctggagcagctccgtgGCTGGAAACTGCCCGGGGGGCCTGACAG tgccGTGGTGGAATCCGAGGACCCGGCAGAGGAGCCggagcggcgggcgcggggctgcCGGCCCCAGTTCCAGCGCACGGGGCTCCGTGTCCTGGCACACTTTGTGGCACACCCCCTGGATGGTGGCCGTCACCTGTCCTACCTGCCCGGCCCTGAGTGGCTCCTGGATGTCACCCACCTGGTGGCTGCCCGCACCCGTGTCCAGGACCCCCGCGTGGCCTCACTGGAAGCGGGGGCTGTGGTGGTGGGCCGGGAGCCTGGAGTCACCTCCGTGGAG GTGCGCTCCCCACTCTCCGACTCCATCCTGGGGGAGCAGACGCTGGTGGTTTCTGAGGAgaaggtgacagtgacagagctCCGTGCCCAGGTGGTGGCTGGGCTCTCCTTGTCCCTGTGGACACAGCCGGATCATCCTGGCGTGGTCACCGCCActgtcctggggacacccacGCTACGGGCCCTCAAGCAG GAAGCGACCCTGTCCATCTGGCTGTCCTTCTCCGACCACACGCTGGCCCCACTGGAGCTCTACGGGTGGCACGACGTGGCCTTGACCGTGACATCCCTCGACCGCGCCGTCGCCACCGTCAGGGGGTCCCCTGGGGTCCCCACTGCCCACCCGTGGGTGGTGGCcgaggggccgggccggggggccctgctccagctcagcctgcaccCCCCGGATCCGTGCCGGCGTGGCCGGCACCGCGCGGCT GCCCTGGCCACCGGCACGGCCTGGCTCGAGGTGGGGGTCCCCTCTTCCgggagcccccagcccttcccacgGGCCGAGGGCGCCATGTCCGGGGAAGCGGTGACCGTGGGACAGAGGGACCCCGCGGGCGTGGGGCCAGCAGCCACCAAGCTCCAGGGGTCTTCCTcggaggaggatgaggaggaggaaggctaTGGACGCAACCGTGCCGGcatggaagaggaggaggaagaggaggaggagatggtgAAGGCCCCGGAGCGGGTGACTGACCTGGAAATCGGGATGTACGTGCTCCTGGGAGTCTTCTGCCTCGCCATCTTCATCTTCCTCGTCAACTGCATCTTCTTCGTGCTCCGCTAccagcagaaggagctgcccgAGCCGGGCGGGGCCCCCtcggccccacagccccacaacTGGGTCTGGCTGGGCACCgaccaggaggagctgagccgGCAGCTGGATCGGCAGCAGCTGGATCGGCCGCAGCCCGATCGCCGGCAGCCGGAACCCCCCTGTGACTGCGGGGACCCCCCGGGCTCCAGCGAGGACGGGGCTCCCCCCGgctccccggccccgccgccccgcaaGGAGGGCTCGGCTCCAGGGGGCGGCCGCAGGAAGCGGGTGGAGTTTGTCACCTTTGGGCCCCCCCGTGCCCCCGAGGAGCcccccccggccgccccccACGTCCAGTCTATCCTGGTGGCCAGCGAGGACGACATCCGCTGGGTGTGCGAGGACATGGGGCTGCGGGATCCCGAGGAGCTCCGGAGCTACATGGAGAGGATCCGCGGCAGCTCCTGA
- the CD5 gene encoding LOW QUALITY PROTEIN: T-cell surface glycoprotein CD5 (The sequence of the model RefSeq protein was modified relative to this genomic sequence to represent the inferred CDS: inserted 1 base in 1 codon), which translates to MATRLPILCLLLGMWAIPDHGGATQIHGGENXGSSPLGMPPQLREHESILRLTRGGCRCTGILEVKRENQWRPICWESVSVGDLEWICQQLECGPPTSEPLKLMIPGGKGPQSQARRCSSPLECQWELENCTEHVIVACGEPVKTTPKPPPAPPTTTPEPTGPPRLRLVDGNFSCSGFLELHKQGLWGAVASIPHSWTHLVTLICQELRCGTAGSSHGEPDPGIHLPVRWEAVESCGSRSLLDCFNRSSSRGKRPAFITCSDSQPRALRRLAAGPTPCEGDIQVFHAGQWWDLCESRAAQRDRHGQQICRELGCGNLTSSMEIREPPSMGVTCGIEPLHLCQPKPGNIRSCSRTRVVCQDSKPLPTGTSAGTVVSICLALLLFLILSLICGPPAYRKLMKRISKKKQRQWIGPTGLNQTVSFHRSSTAPRPRGQGGDNDYAQAPKKSSQLSAYPALEAACRRSNPPDNSSDSDYDLHSARRV; encoded by the exons ATGGCAACCCGGCTGCCCATCCTGTGCCTCCTGCTAGGAATGTGGG CCATCCCGGACCATGGAGGAGCCACCCAGATCCATGGAGGTGAGA TTGGGAGCAGCCCTTTGGGAATGCCTCCACAGCTCCGTGAGCATG AATCCATCCTGAGACTCACCAGAGGCGGCTGCCGCTGCACTGGGATACTGGAGGTGAAGAGGGAAAACCAATGGAGGCCGATTTGCTGGGAGAGCGTGAGCGTGGGAGACCTGGAGTGgatctgccagcagctggagtgTGGTCCCCCGACCTCTGAGCCCTTGAAGCTCATGATTCCCGGTGGGAAAGGGCCACAGAGTCAGGCCAGGAGGTGCAGTTCCCCGCTCGAGTGCCAATGGGAGCTGGAAAACTGCACGGAGCACGTCATTGTTGCCTGTGGAG AGCCAGTGAAAACCACTCCCAAGCCCCCACCGGCACCCCCAACCACCACCCCGGAGCCCACGG gaccccccaggcTGCGGCTGGTGGACGGGAATTTCAGCTGCTCCGGcttcctggagctgcacaagcaggggctgtggggggccGTGGCGAGCATTCCACACTCCTGGACACATCTGGTCACCCTCATCTGCCAGGAATTGcgctgtggcactgctgggagcagccacgGCGAGCCGGACCCAGGGATCCACCTGCCGGTGCGGTGGGAGGCGGTGGAATCCTGCGGGAGCCGTTCCCTGCTGGACTGCTTCAACAGGAGCAGCTCCCGGGGGAAGAGGCCCGCCTTCAtcacctgctcag ATTCCCAGCCGCGGGCCCTGCGGAGGCTGGCAGCCGGCCCCACGCCGTGCGAAGGGGACATCCAGGTGTTCCATGCGGGACAGTGGTGGGATCTGTGTGaatccagagcagcacagcGAGACAGGCATGGCCAGCAGATCTGccgggagctgggctgtgggaatCTCACCTCCAGCATGGAAATCCGGGAGCCTCCCTCGATGGGAGTCACCTGTGGGATTGAACCCCTGCACCTCTGCCAGCCCAAACCTGGGAATATCCGGAGCTGCTCCCGGACCAGAGTTGTGT GCCAGGACTCAAAGCCGCTTCCCACGGGAACATCTGCTGGAACCGTCGTGAGCatctgcctggccctgctgcttttcctcatcctttccCTGATCTGTGGCCCTCCTGCCTATCGGAAGCTGATGAAGAGAA TTTCCAAGAAGAAGCAGCGCCAGTGGATCGGCCCCACGGGACTCAACCAGACGG TGTCTTTCCACCGCTCCAGCACCGCTCCGAGGCCtcggggacagggaggggacaatGACTACGCTCAGGCCCCCAAAaagagctcccagctctccgCTTACCCAG CTCTGGAAGCAGCATGCCGGCGTTCCAACCCTCCGGATAACTCCTCAGACAGTGACTATGACCTGCACTCTGCCCGCAGAGTGTGA
- the CD6 gene encoding LOW QUALITY PROTEIN: T-cell differentiation antigen CD6 (The sequence of the model RefSeq protein was modified relative to this genomic sequence to represent the inferred CDS: substituted 1 base at 1 genomic stop codon), with product MGGLCLLLVALSAVAPARETTXPPNTPAGSTLVTPAPRALRLAGGRSRCEGRVELQQEGTWGTVCDDGWDMPDADVVCHQLRCGRAVRAPGNATFGRGHGPILRDEVGCQGHEQDLWDCPAVLEHDCSHKEDAGVVCSEHQEWRLSGGRDGCAGRVEVFFRGTWSTVCNSTWYDTEATVLCRALGCGDALQRLAFTHTLPGKMTYMCGILQPSLAQCHWTFNKSAPCYQSWAAGVICHGSQGLEMPVPTVAEVTPRNVTVLQAEEGTPTLGTPPVDSPLFVLCLVLATLLLLSVLAFSAALLRLRKRSAMSSLGIPMPVLVTHSSQSPNAPSGIPNDYRETPTSLPKGSGGSGRSPQGLWGQRCQVVTDATSPCHPLDCLAKVISKDSDSDSEYYEFSSKPPIALSTFYNSLRRHPREDLLPPRPSQERMEPFPQDGMAQEPARPSPPLRSSSSSSSSMEPYWNGSIPPTAHGYGTAAPAVPAPVPSQPWAPAAPADPDPDPDGSSSTSSGEWYENVQEREPPEDPSSHPGEDPALLNTGRIPTFPRAATTTTSRTLPTEPVPPLQRPNLLEFSSYLLQNSPALSSVLPLKVFPTVSLVHRGVTSPAVRLGHQGLPLIH from the exons ATGggggggctctgcctgctcttggTGGCTCTCTCTGCTGTGGCACCTGCACGAG AAACGACGTAACCTCCCAACACTCCGGCAGGGAGCACCTTGGTGACACCGG ctcccagagcgCTGCGGCTGGCGGGCGGCCGGAGCCGCTGCGAGGGCcgtgtggagctgcagcaggaggggaccTGGGGCACGGTGTGTGACGATGGCTGGGACATGCCCGACGCCGACGTCGTGTGCCACCAGCTCCGGTGCGGCCGCGCCGTGAGAGCCCCCGGCAACGCCACCTTCGGCCGCGGGCACGGCCCCATCCTCCGGGATGAGGTGGGATGCCAGGGACACGAGCAGGACCTCTGGGACTGCCCGGCCGTGCTGGAGCACGACTGCAGCCACAAGGAGGACGCCGGCGTAGTTTgctcag AGCACCAGGAGTGGCGGCTCTCCGGAGGCCGGGATGGGTGTGCCGGCAGGGTGGAGGTGTTTTTCCGAGGCACTTGGAGCACGGTGTGTAACAGCACGTGGTACGACACGGAGGCCACGGTGCTGTGCCGGGCGCTGGGATGCGGGGATGCGCTCCAGCGGCTGGCCTTCACACACACGCTCCCCGGGAAGATGACGTACATGTGCGGGATCCTGCAGCCCTCGCTGGCGCAGTGCCACTGGACCTTCAACAAATCTGCTCCCTGTTACCAATCCTGGGCCGCCGGGGTCATCTGCCACG gctcCCAGGGTTTGGAGATGCCAGTGCCCACAGTGGCTGAGGTGACGCCCAGGAATGTCACTGTCCTGCAGG CCGAGGAGGGGACCCCGACCTTGGGGACACCACCAGTGGACAGTCCCCTCTTTGTcctgtgcctggtgctggccacgctgctcctgctctccgTGCTGGCCTTTTCCgctgccctgctgaggctgaggaagaggagtg CCATGTCCTCCTTGGGAATACCCATGCCAGTCCTGGTGACCCACAGTTCCCAGAGCCCCAACGCACCCTCCGGGATCCCCAACGACTACAGGGAGACTCCCACCAGCCTTCCCAAAGGATCAGGTGGGTCTGGCAGGTcgccccaggggctgtggggccagaGGTGCCAGGTGGTGACAGATGCCACATCCCCTTGTCACCCCCTAGACTGTCTGGCCAAAGTCATTTCCAAGGATTCTGATTCCGACTCGGAATATTATGAGTTCAGCAGCAAGCCTCCCATCGCCCTGTCCACCTTCTACA ACTCCCTGCGCCGGCATCCCAGGGAGGACCTTCTCCCTCCGAGACCCAGCCAGGAGCGGATGGAGCCATTTCCTCAGGATGGTATGGCACA AGAGCCGGCCAGGCCGAGTCCCCCTCTCCGCAGCTCCTCCAGTTCATCCTCATCCATGGAGCCCTATTGGAATGGCAGCATTCCCCCCACTGCCCATGGCTACGGCACAG ctgccccGGCAGTGcctgccccagtgccctcccagccctgggcacctgcagctccGGCAGATCCCGATCCTGATCCCGacggcagctccagcacctcctcGGGGGAGTGGTACGAGAACGTGCAGGAGAGGGAGCCCCCTGAGGACCCCTCCTCACATCCAGGTGAGGATCCTGCGCTGCTG AACACGGGGAGGATCCCGACTTTTCCGAGGGCAGCGACTACGACGACATCCAGGACTCTGCCTACTGAGCCTGTCCCACCACTCCAGAGGCCAAATCTCCTGGAATTCTCCAGCTATCTCCTCCAGAATTCTCCAGCcctctcctctgtgctgccattAAAAGTTTTTCCCACCGTGTCCCTTGTCCACAGGGGTgtcaccagccctgcagtgaggcTGGGCCACCAAGGGCTCCCACTCATCCACTAA
- the TMEM109 gene encoding transmembrane protein 109 isoform X2, with protein sequence MESAVGRRALLALLLWIPFLMGSAGDGAKDGQEGFRGHATTSDDFLLRLGRSTWDTLESWVGHQPLRMVAESLSTTLWIVSSGISAALSTLCAILGDLLAASSINSHRLVRAAALAPGEVQRVLLWAVAALVGSWVLARLRGLLLPLLRGMKLFFFLGAFLHVAASQESPTVQAGMLLGLWLLYTFLGSLVASPDPSARLDAAVKSLEWKVEELRRRQKFGGPRNRED encoded by the exons ATGGAGAGTGCCGTGGGGCGCCgggccctgctggccctgctgctgtggatcCCATTCCTCATGGGATCGGCGGGGGACGGAGCCAAGGATGGCCAGGAGGGATTCCGGGGACACGCCACCACCTCCGATGACTTCTTGCTCCGGCTGGGAAGATCCACTTGGGACACCCTGGAAAGCTGGGTGGGACACCAGCCCCTGCGGATGGTGGCAGAG AGCCTCTCCACCACCCTCTGGATCGTTTCCTCTGGGAtctcagcagccctgagcacgCTCTGTGCGATCCTGGGGGATCTCCTGGCCGCCTCCAGCATCAATA GCCACCGGCTGGTCCGAGCGGCGGCGCTGGCTCCCGGGGAAGTGCAGAGGGTCCTCCTGTGGGCCGTGGCCGCCCTGGTGGGATCCTGGGTGCTAGCCCGGCTCCGAGGGCTGCTGCTCCCGCTGCTCCGTGGCATgaagcttttcttcttcctgggAGCCTTCCTGCACGTGGCCGCTTCCCAGGAGAGCCCCACGGTGCAGGCGGGAATGCTGCTGGGCCTGTGGCTGCTCTacaccttcctgggcagcctggtggCGTCCCCAGATCCCAGCGCCCGGCTGGATGCGGCCGTGAAGAGCCTGGAGTGGAAGGTGGAGGAGCTGCGGCGGCGCCAGAAGTTCGGGGGGCCCCGGAACCGGGAGGATTGA